A genomic segment from Tuwongella immobilis encodes:
- the rpsI gene encoding 30S ribosomal protein S9 → MAEQKTFYRGTGRRKSAVARVRIMEGTGKVTVNAKPLDVYFTEMKDHAAILGPLQVTDLVNRLDVVIDVRGGGYSGQAGAASQGVARAIKSMFAPQLAAAAAKAAEAAAAPAPVEGEATPVAAETETDGTVGMVKKLRTTGYLTRDSRMKERKKYGRKGARKSFQFSKR, encoded by the coding sequence ATGGCCGAACAGAAGACGTTTTATCGCGGAACCGGGCGTCGCAAAAGCGCCGTCGCCCGGGTTCGTATCATGGAAGGCACCGGCAAGGTCACGGTCAACGCCAAGCCGCTCGACGTGTACTTCACCGAAATGAAGGACCACGCCGCCATCCTGGGACCGCTGCAAGTCACCGACTTGGTCAATCGCTTGGATGTCGTCATTGACGTCCGTGGCGGTGGCTACTCCGGCCAAGCCGGGGCCGCTTCCCAAGGCGTGGCTCGCGCGATCAAGTCGATGTTTGCTCCGCAATTGGCCGCCGCCGCTGCGAAAGCCGCCGAAGCCGCTGCCGCTCCCGCCCCGGTCGAAGGCGAAGCGACCCCAGTTGCTGCGGAAACCGAAACCGACGGCACGGTCGGCATGGTCAAGAAGCTGCGGACCACGGGTTATCTGACCCGCGATAGCCGCATGAAGGAACGGAAGAAGTACGGTCGCAAGGGTGCCCGTAAGTCCTTCCAGTTCTCGAAGCGTTAA
- a CDS encoding polyprenol monophosphomannose synthase — translation MQAGTSPTQSPLGAHSIEPIAPLIDGRLLVALATYNERDNLQRLIEEIQQQVPTADVLVIDDNSPDGTGQLADAMRAKDSRIQVIHRPGKLGLGTALIAAMRHAMEHQYDYIQIMDADFSHPPRYLPGILAGMKQFDVMIGSRYVAGGGTENWPWMRRFISQSVNRMVRTLMRMPVRDASGAFRCYRIAKVREINFDRIRSRGYSFQQEVLFRCYQVGCKLGEYPIIFENRRAGASKVNFKEALRSISMLLFIGIRNVIGLEKPKDAKLPPQSDPK, via the coding sequence ATGCAAGCTGGAACGTCGCCAACTCAATCCCCGCTCGGGGCCCATTCGATCGAACCGATCGCTCCGCTGATTGATGGCCGACTGCTCGTCGCTTTGGCCACCTACAACGAGCGGGATAATTTGCAACGCCTCATCGAAGAAATCCAGCAGCAGGTTCCCACCGCGGATGTGCTCGTCATTGACGATAACTCCCCCGACGGCACAGGGCAACTGGCGGATGCCATGCGAGCCAAGGATTCTCGAATTCAGGTCATCCATCGCCCCGGAAAGCTCGGTCTGGGAACCGCACTCATCGCGGCCATGCGCCACGCCATGGAACATCAGTACGACTACATCCAAATCATGGATGCTGATTTTAGCCACCCGCCGCGCTATTTGCCCGGAATTCTTGCCGGAATGAAGCAATTTGATGTCATGATCGGTTCCCGATACGTCGCCGGCGGTGGAACGGAGAACTGGCCCTGGATGCGTCGATTCATCAGCCAATCCGTGAATCGAATGGTTCGTACGCTCATGCGAATGCCAGTCCGCGACGCCAGCGGTGCGTTTCGCTGCTACCGCATCGCCAAAGTACGCGAGATTAACTTCGACCGGATTCGCTCGCGTGGCTACTCATTCCAACAAGAAGTGCTGTTTCGTTGCTATCAAGTGGGCTGCAAACTCGGCGAATATCCGATTATCTTCGAGAATCGCCGTGCGGGTGCGTCCAAGGTCAACTTCAAAGAGGCACTCCGGTCGATCTCGATGCTGCTGTTCATCGGCATTCGCAACGTCATCGGCCTGGAAAAGCCGAAAGACGCAAAGCTCCCCCCGCAATCCGACCCGAAGTAA